Proteins co-encoded in one Actinomadura luteofluorescens genomic window:
- a CDS encoding MFS transporter: MVLLTGQTMVSMDGSIVAVAMPDIAEGLHASGSLLQLVTGGYVFALAVLVVTGARLGDSYGHRTMFFLGLFGFTASSLACGLAPTGAVLVAARVCQGAAAALLLPQVLSLIQLSFEGAARARALGLYSMVLALGVALGQVAGGVIVTLGGSWRPIFLVNVPVGAALLAIGPRLMPPEHRKAVRLDLPGVVLLSCGMVALVVPLVLGREQHWPPWTWPSMATGCVVLTIFCVYELRTASPLLDLSVLRRPFIKSGLFASCAVMGAYSGFLFALALYLQNVLGFSPLHAGLTFLPYTAGFATAGLGWTRLPLPMRTNLPAWGLLTFAAAASALAFLTQDGWPTLSSLPLLYAAGFGHAAGFSPLVDRITGAVGPAQASSVSALTNTGVLLSNVLAIAVFGGVYLSSPGTLTHVTALLALLLVLAAAASRRR; encoded by the coding sequence GTGGTGCTGCTCACGGGGCAGACGATGGTCTCGATGGACGGCTCCATCGTGGCGGTGGCGATGCCCGACATCGCGGAAGGGCTGCACGCGTCCGGTTCTCTACTGCAACTCGTCACGGGCGGTTACGTCTTCGCCTTGGCAGTCCTCGTGGTCACGGGCGCGCGGCTGGGCGACAGTTACGGCCACCGCACGATGTTCTTCCTTGGGTTGTTCGGCTTCACAGCCTCATCGCTGGCATGCGGGCTGGCGCCGACCGGTGCCGTCCTCGTCGCCGCAAGGGTCTGCCAGGGCGCCGCCGCCGCACTCCTGCTGCCGCAGGTTCTGTCCTTGATTCAGCTGTCCTTCGAGGGGGCGGCCAGGGCGCGTGCACTCGGCCTCTACTCGATGGTCCTAGCGTTGGGTGTTGCCTTGGGCCAGGTGGCAGGAGGCGTCATCGTGACCCTGGGCGGCAGTTGGCGCCCCATCTTCCTGGTGAACGTCCCTGTGGGGGCCGCGCTTCTCGCCATCGGACCACGTCTGATGCCGCCGGAGCACAGGAAGGCCGTCCGCCTGGACCTGCCCGGCGTCGTACTCCTCTCCTGCGGCATGGTCGCGCTCGTCGTCCCGCTGGTACTCGGCAGGGAGCAGCATTGGCCGCCGTGGACGTGGCCGTCCATGGCGACGGGATGCGTCGTGCTCACCATCTTCTGTGTCTACGAGTTGAGAACGGCGTCACCGCTTCTGGACCTCTCGGTGCTGCGCAGACCCTTCATCAAATCCGGCCTCTTCGCCTCCTGCGCGGTGATGGGCGCCTACAGCGGCTTCCTCTTCGCGCTCGCGCTTTACCTACAGAACGTCCTTGGTTTCTCACCGCTCCACGCCGGGCTCACGTTCCTCCCGTACACGGCGGGCTTCGCGACGGCGGGCCTGGGATGGACACGCCTGCCCCTTCCGATGAGGACGAATCTTCCGGCCTGGGGACTGCTCACGTTCGCCGCCGCCGCGTCCGCACTGGCCTTCCTGACCCAGGACGGCTGGCCGACGCTCTCGTCGCTCCCCCTCCTGTACGCCGCCGGATTCGGTCACGCCGCAGGCTTCAGCCCCCTGGTCGATCGGATCACCGGAGCCGTGGGTCCGGCCCAGGCCTCGTCCGTCTCCGCCCTGACCAACACGGGCGTGCTGCTGTCGAACGTCCTCGCGATCGCCGTCTTCGGCGGGGTCTACCTCTCATCGCCCGGCACGTTGACCCACGTCACGGCCCTGCTGGCGCTTTTGCTCGTCCTCGCCGCCGCAGCGTCTCGGCGCCGCTGA
- the hutI gene encoding imidazolonepropionase, producing the protein MTVRLLTNIGRLWTGTDVCSNAAVLIHDDRVVWAGPASDLPQSVPGIIDDIVDVDHVENLGGGLVTPGLIDAHSHPVYAGNRWAELAMRTSGSSHSAITAAGGGVNSTVTVTRGTDPWTLCNGVRERLRQWILAGTTTVEAKTGYHLTRDGELADIRMLRSLEGEPSMPRIHATFLAAHILPPEFFGRRRDYIEAVRLWAGDAAVAGADSIDVYCDEGHFTAEEARALLLTGKRAGLKARMHACANERIGAAQVAAEVGCASADLLTQANDDDIKALAHAGVTATVCPGSSLNSSRAPAPVRQMLDRGVTVALGTDHNPGQCGITSMPLVIGLSVAMFGLSVTEALRAATLGGAAALRVGDRGSLAPGMLADIVLWDADHEGAFAWAFGLRALRIWRGGVPVQP; encoded by the coding sequence ATGACGGTACGGCTGTTGACGAACATCGGCAGGCTCTGGACGGGCACCGACGTCTGCAGCAACGCCGCGGTGCTCATCCACGACGACCGCGTCGTCTGGGCCGGGCCCGCCTCCGACCTCCCGCAGAGCGTCCCCGGCATCATCGACGACATCGTCGACGTCGACCATGTCGAGAACCTCGGCGGCGGCCTCGTCACCCCCGGTCTCATCGACGCCCACTCCCACCCCGTCTACGCGGGCAACCGCTGGGCCGAGCTCGCCATGCGCACCAGCGGCTCGTCCCACTCGGCCATCACCGCGGCGGGCGGCGGCGTCAACTCCACCGTGACCGTCACCCGAGGGACCGACCCCTGGACGCTCTGCAACGGCGTCCGCGAACGGCTCCGCCAGTGGATCCTCGCCGGCACCACCACCGTCGAGGCCAAGACCGGCTACCACCTCACCCGCGACGGCGAGCTCGCCGACATCCGGATGCTGCGGTCGCTGGAGGGCGAGCCCTCCATGCCCCGCATCCACGCCACGTTCCTCGCCGCGCACATCCTCCCGCCCGAGTTCTTCGGGCGCCGCCGCGACTACATCGAGGCCGTCCGCCTGTGGGCCGGCGACGCCGCCGTCGCCGGCGCCGACTCCATCGACGTCTACTGCGACGAGGGCCACTTCACCGCCGAGGAGGCCCGCGCCCTCCTGCTCACCGGCAAGCGCGCCGGCCTCAAGGCCCGCATGCACGCCTGCGCCAACGAGCGCATCGGCGCCGCGCAGGTCGCCGCCGAGGTCGGCTGCGCGTCCGCCGACCTGCTCACCCAGGCCAACGACGACGACATCAAGGCCCTCGCCCACGCCGGCGTCACCGCCACCGTCTGCCCCGGCAGCTCCCTCAACAGCAGCCGCGCCCCCGCGCCCGTCCGGCAGATGCTCGACCGCGGCGTCACCGTCGCCCTCGGCACCGACCACAACCCCGGCCAGTGCGGCATCACCTCCATGCCCCTCGTCATCGGGCTGTCGGTCGCGATGTTCGGGCTCAGCGTGACCGAGGCCCTGCGCGCCGCCACGCTCGGCGGAGCCGCCGCGCTGCGCGTCGGCGACCGCGGCTCCCTCGCCCCGGGCATGCTCGCCGACATCGTCCTGTGGGACGCCGACCACGAGGGCGCCTTCGCCTGGGCGTTCGGGCTCCGCGCCCTGCGCATCTGGCGCGGCGGCGTCCCCGTCCAGCCCTGA
- a CDS encoding DegV family protein: MGSAVAVVTDSTAYLPPGLAERHGLTVVPLQIAVGGTTRDEGDISPAEAARALKEWHPVTTSRPAPQRFADAYKAAAAAGAREVVSVHLASAMSGTVEAARLAAEDAAVPVRIVDSGTIGMGLGFAALSAAAAAMAGGSAADAVSAATRRAGLTRSLIYVDTLEHLRRGGRIGAAATLWGSALMVKPLLEINDGLIAPLEKVRTSSRALARLEELAVAEAGGRRVDLGVQHLAAAARAEALAARLRERVPHVVDVYVGEVGPVIGAHVGPGMLGVVIAPQL, translated from the coding sequence ATGGGCAGCGCGGTCGCGGTCGTCACCGATTCCACCGCCTACCTTCCCCCCGGGCTCGCCGAACGGCACGGGCTGACCGTCGTCCCCCTGCAGATCGCCGTCGGCGGCACCACCCGGGACGAAGGCGACATCAGCCCCGCCGAAGCCGCCCGGGCGCTGAAGGAATGGCACCCCGTCACCACGTCCCGTCCCGCGCCCCAGCGGTTCGCGGACGCCTACAAGGCCGCCGCCGCCGCGGGCGCGCGCGAGGTGGTCTCCGTGCACCTGGCCTCCGCCATGTCGGGGACGGTCGAGGCGGCGCGGCTCGCCGCCGAGGACGCCGCCGTGCCCGTCCGGATCGTCGACAGCGGGACCATCGGCATGGGCCTCGGATTCGCCGCCCTCTCCGCGGCGGCCGCCGCGATGGCGGGCGGGTCCGCCGCCGACGCCGTGTCCGCCGCCACCCGCCGGGCCGGGCTCACCCGCTCCCTCATCTACGTCGACACCCTGGAGCACCTGCGGAGGGGCGGCCGGATCGGCGCCGCCGCGACCCTGTGGGGCTCCGCGCTGATGGTGAAACCGCTCCTGGAGATCAACGACGGCCTCATCGCGCCGCTGGAGAAGGTCCGCACGTCCTCGCGGGCGCTGGCCCGGCTGGAGGAACTGGCCGTGGCCGAGGCCGGCGGCCGGCGCGTCGACCTCGGCGTCCAGCACCTCGCCGCAGCCGCCCGCGCCGAGGCGCTCGCCGCCCGGCTGCGCGAACGCGTCCCGCACGTCGTGGACGTCTACGTCGGCGAGGTCGGCCCCGTCATCGGCGCCCACGTCGGCCCCGGCATGCTGGGCGTCGTCATCGCACCGCAGCTCTGA
- the aceB gene encoding malate synthase A, which translates to MAGLEGIEVTGPLGERYEEILTPEALGLLAALQRELGARRKELLEARAERQRKLSAGGTLDFLPETAGVRGDDAWRVAAPAPGLEDRRVEITGPTDRKMTINALNSGAKVWLADFEDANTPLWNNMVEGQLNLRDALDRTIDFTDAKSGKSYALKDDGELATIVVRPRGWHMEEKHLLVDGEPMSGSLFDFGLYFFHCGRRQLEKGKGPYFYLPKMESHLEARLWNDAFNLAQDALEIPRGTIRATVLIETIPAAFEMEEILYELRDHSAGLNAGRWDYLFSVIKKFRDRGTDFVLPERNAITMTAPFMRAYTELLVRTCHKRGAHAIGGMAAFIPSRRDEEVNRVALEKVRADKTRESGDGFDGSWVAHPDLVPVCREVFDGVLGDRPNQRDRLREDVHVSAADLLNVRATPGEITEAGLRNNIDVALRYLATWLDGAGAVAIHNLMEDAATAEISRSQVWQWIYNGVATAEGQKITKEWVEQLLDEELGKIREELGQAYNEPRYDQAVELFKEVTLADEYSEFLTTPAYQQFP; encoded by the coding sequence ATGGCTGGACTGGAAGGCATCGAGGTCACCGGACCCCTCGGCGAGCGGTACGAGGAGATCCTGACCCCCGAGGCGCTCGGCCTGCTCGCCGCCCTGCAGCGCGAGTTGGGCGCCCGCCGCAAGGAGCTGCTGGAGGCGCGCGCGGAACGCCAGCGCAAGCTGTCCGCGGGCGGGACCCTCGACTTCCTGCCCGAGACCGCCGGCGTCCGCGGCGACGACGCCTGGCGCGTCGCCGCGCCCGCGCCGGGCCTGGAGGACCGCCGCGTCGAGATCACCGGCCCGACCGACCGGAAGATGACGATCAACGCCCTGAACTCGGGCGCCAAGGTGTGGCTGGCCGACTTCGAGGACGCCAACACCCCGCTGTGGAACAACATGGTCGAGGGGCAGCTCAACCTGCGCGACGCCCTCGACCGCACCATCGACTTCACCGACGCGAAGAGCGGCAAGTCCTACGCGCTGAAGGACGACGGGGAGCTCGCGACGATCGTCGTCCGGCCGCGCGGGTGGCACATGGAGGAGAAGCACCTGCTCGTCGACGGCGAGCCCATGTCGGGGTCGCTGTTCGACTTCGGCCTCTACTTCTTCCACTGCGGCCGCAGGCAGCTGGAGAAGGGCAAGGGCCCCTACTTCTACCTGCCGAAGATGGAGAGCCACCTCGAGGCGCGGCTCTGGAACGACGCGTTCAACCTCGCCCAGGACGCCCTGGAGATCCCGCGCGGCACCATCCGCGCGACCGTGCTGATCGAGACGATCCCGGCCGCGTTCGAGATGGAGGAGATCCTCTACGAGCTGCGCGACCACTCCGCCGGCCTGAACGCGGGCCGCTGGGACTACCTCTTCTCGGTGATCAAGAAGTTCCGGGACCGGGGCACCGACTTCGTGCTGCCCGAGCGCAACGCGATCACGATGACGGCGCCGTTCATGCGGGCCTACACCGAGCTGCTCGTCCGGACGTGCCACAAGCGGGGCGCGCACGCGATCGGCGGCATGGCGGCGTTCATCCCGTCCCGCCGCGACGAGGAGGTCAACCGGGTCGCGCTGGAGAAGGTCCGCGCCGACAAGACCCGCGAGTCCGGCGACGGCTTCGACGGCTCCTGGGTCGCCCACCCCGACCTCGTCCCGGTCTGCCGCGAGGTGTTCGACGGCGTCCTCGGCGACCGGCCGAACCAGCGCGACCGGCTCCGCGAGGACGTGCACGTCTCCGCCGCCGACCTGCTAAACGTCAGGGCCACCCCCGGCGAGATCACCGAGGCGGGCCTGCGCAACAACATCGACGTGGCGCTGCGCTACCTGGCCACCTGGCTGGACGGCGCCGGCGCGGTCGCGATCCACAACCTGATGGAGGACGCGGCCACCGCGGAGATCTCCCGCTCCCAGGTGTGGCAGTGGATCTACAACGGCGTCGCCACCGCGGAGGGCCAGAAGATCACCAAGGAGTGGGTGGAGCAGCTCCTGGACGAGGAGCTCGGCAAGATCCGCGAGGAGCTGGGGCAGGCGTACAACGAGCCCCGCTACGACCAGGCCGTGGAGCTCTTCAAGGAGGTCACGCTGGCCGACGAGTACTCCGAGTTCCTCACCACCCCGGCCTACCAGCAGTTCCCGTAG
- a CDS encoding ComEC/Rec2 family competence protein, with the protein MIIIRARAEAVERSKVRVPVLLIAADPRWLRSIPSMRVRLRGRFVPPRGPDLLAAVVIVRGPPTFLGPPSKIQRAAEHVRAKLRAAVARLPPDKRAVLPGMVVGDTSRLDPELAEEFRTAGLTHLLVVSGANLAIVIGAVLGLCRLAGLGRRRAPPVAVLAVCAFVVVARPEPSVLRATVMGLIGLLALFTGRQRQGLPVLAAAVLLLVLIDPELARSYGFALSALATAGLLVLAPPWRERLARRMPGPLAAALAVAAAAQVAVAPVLVMLSGEVGVVSVFANLLAAPAVAPATILGALATVTAPLSLPLARVIVWPAGLAVGWIIWVARTAASLPYATIPWASGALGTTLLLGAGAAALALRSHRLRLLAAAAMIGVLVGVVALRVIAPSWPPPGWQMVACDVGQGDALALSAGPGQAVVVDAGPDATPVDRCLHRLGVTDVPLLVLTHPHADHINGISGVRHGRTVREVLITPRTSGREARHTSGLRIDPAATGQQWRVGDLTLSVLAPLTTAPALSPEDDGTTINNASVVLVARKPGFSALLSGDVELEAQRVLEGSVPRVQVLKVPHHGSRSQDPAFLAAAHASIALISVGAHNDYGHPSATTLALLHRLHIQTHRTDKEGDIAIARTPSGLTTIPRH; encoded by the coding sequence ATGATCATCATTCGCGCCCGCGCGGAGGCCGTCGAGCGGAGCAAGGTCCGGGTCCCGGTGCTTCTGATCGCCGCGGATCCCCGCTGGCTCCGCTCGATTCCCAGCATGCGCGTGCGGCTCCGCGGCCGTTTCGTGCCGCCCAGGGGCCCCGATCTGCTCGCCGCGGTCGTGATCGTGCGCGGGCCGCCGACCTTCCTCGGGCCGCCGTCCAAGATCCAGCGCGCCGCGGAGCACGTGCGGGCGAAGCTGCGAGCGGCCGTGGCGCGGCTTCCGCCCGACAAGCGCGCCGTACTTCCGGGGATGGTCGTCGGCGACACCTCGCGCCTCGACCCGGAACTCGCGGAGGAGTTCCGGACCGCCGGGCTCACCCACCTCCTCGTGGTCTCCGGCGCGAACCTGGCGATCGTCATCGGGGCGGTGCTCGGGCTGTGCCGCCTCGCCGGGCTCGGACGGCGCCGCGCCCCACCCGTAGCCGTCCTCGCGGTGTGCGCGTTCGTGGTCGTCGCCCGCCCCGAACCGAGCGTCCTCCGGGCCACCGTCATGGGCCTGATCGGCCTCCTGGCGCTGTTCACCGGACGGCAGCGCCAGGGCCTCCCCGTCCTGGCCGCGGCGGTGCTGCTCCTCGTCCTCATCGACCCGGAACTGGCGCGCTCCTACGGGTTCGCGCTGTCGGCCCTCGCGACGGCCGGTCTGCTCGTCCTGGCCCCGCCCTGGCGCGAGCGGCTCGCCCGACGGATGCCGGGCCCGCTCGCGGCGGCCCTCGCCGTCGCGGCCGCCGCCCAGGTCGCCGTCGCACCCGTCCTGGTGATGCTGTCCGGAGAGGTCGGCGTCGTCTCCGTGTTCGCGAACCTGCTCGCGGCCCCGGCCGTCGCCCCCGCCACCATCCTGGGCGCCCTCGCCACGGTCACCGCGCCGCTCTCCCTGCCGCTCGCGCGCGTGATCGTGTGGCCCGCCGGCCTGGCCGTCGGCTGGATCATCTGGGTCGCGCGCACCGCCGCTTCGCTGCCCTACGCGACGATCCCCTGGGCCAGCGGTGCCCTGGGCACCACGCTCCTCCTCGGCGCAGGGGCAGCGGCCCTGGCCCTGCGCAGCCACCGCCTCCGCCTCCTCGCGGCCGCAGCCATGATCGGTGTCCTCGTCGGGGTCGTCGCCCTGCGCGTCATCGCCCCTTCATGGCCGCCGCCCGGTTGGCAGATGGTCGCCTGCGACGTCGGGCAAGGCGACGCCCTGGCCCTGTCGGCGGGCCCCGGCCAAGCCGTCGTAGTGGACGCGGGCCCCGACGCCACTCCGGTGGACCGCTGCCTTCACCGCCTCGGCGTGACCGACGTCCCGCTCCTCGTCCTGACCCACCCGCACGCCGACCACATCAACGGCATCTCCGGCGTGCGCCACGGCCGCACCGTCCGCGAGGTGCTGATCACGCCCCGCACCTCGGGCCGCGAGGCGCGCCACACCTCCGGCCTCCGGATCGATCCCGCCGCGACCGGCCAGCAGTGGCGCGTCGGAGACCTCACCCTCTCCGTCCTCGCCCCGCTGACCACCGCCCCCGCCCTGTCGCCCGAGGACGACGGCACCACGATCAACAACGCGAGCGTCGTCCTCGTCGCCCGCAAACCGGGCTTCAGCGCCCTCCTCTCCGGCGACGTGGAACTGGAGGCACAACGCGTCCTCGAAGGGAGCGTCCCCCGCGTTCAGGTGCTGAAGGTCCCCCACCACGGCTCACGCAGCCAGGACCCCGCCTTCCTGGCCGCCGCCCACGCGTCCATCGCCCTGATCTCGGTCGGCGCCCACAACGACTACGGCCACCCGTCCGCCACCACCCTCGCCCTCCTGCACCGCCTCCACATCCAAACTCACCGCACCGACAAGGAAGGCGACATAGCCATAGCCCGCACCCCATCCGGCCTCACCACCATCCCCCGCCACTGA
- a CDS encoding ComEA family DNA-binding protein, with the protein MRPDTEDRLHTLTGRWKPAAAPDDAPPAARLRATPDRSHVRMLILVGVLAALVAAGYLWLARPRPQPAAPAATASLSEPRPTLSASPAAAASSPVLVHVLGKVRHPGVVTLPPGSRVAEAIKAAGGVLPGANTGTLNLARPLVDGEQIPVGVRAPSPPPPPPGAATTTVPGAPGAPLDLNAATPDQLDDLPGVGPVLAQRIVAYRTQHGGFRSVEQLQDVSGIGAHRFADLKTMVRV; encoded by the coding sequence ATGAGACCCGACACCGAAGACCGCCTGCACACCCTCACGGGCCGGTGGAAGCCGGCCGCCGCCCCGGACGACGCTCCGCCGGCGGCCCGGTTACGCGCGACGCCCGACCGCTCCCACGTCCGCATGCTCATCCTCGTCGGCGTGCTCGCCGCCCTGGTCGCCGCCGGATATCTCTGGCTCGCCCGCCCGCGCCCCCAACCGGCGGCCCCCGCGGCGACCGCCTCCCTCAGCGAACCGCGCCCCACCCTGTCGGCCAGTCCGGCGGCCGCGGCGTCCTCCCCGGTGCTCGTCCACGTTCTCGGCAAGGTCAGGCACCCGGGCGTGGTCACCCTGCCGCCCGGCTCCCGCGTCGCCGAGGCCATCAAGGCCGCGGGCGGCGTCCTTCCGGGGGCGAACACCGGCACCCTCAACCTGGCCCGCCCCCTGGTCGACGGCGAACAGATCCCGGTCGGCGTCCGCGCACCGTCACCGCCGCCACCGCCGCCCGGCGCCGCGACCACGACCGTCCCGGGGGCGCCCGGCGCCCCGCTCGACCTCAACGCCGCCACCCCCGACCAACTGGACGACCTTCCCGGCGTGGGGCCCGTCCTCGCCCAGCGCATCGTCGCCTACCGCACCCAGCACGGCGGCTTCCGCTCCGTCGAGCAACTCCAGGACGTCAGCGGCATCGGCGCCCACCGCTTCGCCGACCTGAAGACGATGGTGCGCGTATGA
- the hflX gene encoding GTPase HflX, translated as MTQPFSADQTQTPDDIEYEPLTGELDLEDRRALRRVAGLSTELTDVTEVEYRSLRLERVVLVGVWTEGTAEEAENSLRELALLAETAGSQVLEGLSQRRSRPDPATYIGSGKAAELRDIVISTGADTVICDGELAPSQLRHLEETVQVKVIDRTALILDIFAQHAKSREGKAQVELAQLDYLMPRLRGWGGNLSRQVGGRAAGGVGIGGRGPGETKIELDRRRIRTRMAKLRRQIAEMSKARDTKRGERRRHQVPAVAIAGYTNAGKSSLLNRLTGAGVLVEDALFATLDPTVRRAETPGGRAFTLADTVGFVRHLPHQLVEAFRSTLEEVTDAGLVLHVVDGSDADPEAQIDAVREVLREIGADRIPEIIVINKADAADELAIARLQRREPHSVVVSARTGFGIEELRAAIEADLPGLESELHVVVPYERGDLVARVHERGEVLKQEHVAEGTVLHARMPADLAGELARYETVSPTA; from the coding sequence ATGACGCAACCTTTCTCTGCAGACCAGACCCAGACTCCTGACGACATCGAGTACGAGCCCCTGACGGGCGAGCTCGACCTAGAGGACCGGCGGGCACTGCGCCGTGTCGCGGGCCTGTCCACCGAACTGACCGACGTCACCGAGGTCGAGTACCGGTCCCTCCGGCTGGAGCGGGTCGTGCTCGTCGGCGTCTGGACGGAGGGGACGGCCGAGGAGGCCGAGAACTCCCTGCGCGAGCTGGCGCTGCTCGCCGAGACCGCGGGCTCGCAGGTGCTCGAGGGGCTCTCCCAGCGCCGGTCCCGCCCCGACCCGGCGACCTACATCGGCTCCGGCAAGGCCGCGGAGCTGCGCGACATCGTGATCTCCACCGGTGCGGACACCGTCATCTGCGACGGCGAGCTGGCGCCCAGCCAGCTGCGGCACCTGGAGGAGACCGTCCAGGTCAAGGTGATCGACCGGACCGCGCTGATCCTGGACATCTTCGCCCAGCACGCCAAGAGCCGCGAGGGCAAGGCGCAGGTGGAGCTCGCGCAGCTCGACTACCTGATGCCGCGGCTGCGCGGCTGGGGCGGCAACCTGTCCCGGCAGGTCGGCGGGCGCGCCGCGGGCGGCGTCGGCATCGGCGGCCGCGGCCCCGGCGAGACCAAGATCGAGCTGGACCGGCGGCGGATCCGCACCCGGATGGCCAAGCTGCGCCGCCAGATCGCCGAGATGTCCAAGGCCCGCGACACCAAGCGCGGCGAGCGGCGCCGCCACCAGGTGCCCGCCGTCGCCATCGCCGGCTACACCAACGCGGGCAAGTCGTCCCTGCTCAACCGGCTCACCGGCGCCGGGGTGCTGGTGGAGGACGCGCTGTTCGCCACCCTCGACCCCACCGTCCGGCGCGCCGAGACGCCGGGCGGCCGCGCCTTCACCCTGGCCGACACCGTCGGGTTCGTCCGGCACCTGCCGCACCAGCTCGTCGAGGCGTTCCGCTCGACGCTGGAGGAGGTCACCGACGCCGGGCTCGTCCTGCACGTCGTCGACGGCTCCGACGCCGATCCCGAGGCGCAGATCGACGCCGTCCGCGAGGTGCTGCGCGAGATCGGCGCCGACCGCATCCCCGAGATCATCGTGATCAACAAGGCGGACGCGGCCGACGAGCTCGCGATCGCCCGCCTGCAGCGCCGCGAGCCGCACAGCGTCGTCGTGTCGGCCCGCACCGGGTTCGGCATCGAGGAGCTGCGCGCCGCGATCGAGGCCGACCTGCCGGGCCTGGAGAGCGAACTGCACGTCGTGGTGCCCTACGAGCGCGGCGACCTCGTCGCGCGCGTGCACGAGCGCGGCGAGGTGCTCAAGCAGGAGCACGTCGCCGAGGGCACCGTCCTGCACGCTCGCATGCCCGCCGACCTCGCGGGCGAACTGGCCCGGTACGAGACCGTCTCCCCGACCGCGTGA
- a CDS encoding helix-turn-helix domain-containing protein — MRESTTVAETDDFAVHAVRCTGHRPGWSEPEPFTGDQIVLVRAGRFRMRSRHGRAVIDPTLGYTQIVNEEGQFAHPAGGDVCTAITLSPGLWRRPSGTVRVSARADVAHRLLLRSGSDVAFETAERLMELLAHLAVDEQSGKRRALVDEAREAMASGHREASGLVSLARLLEVSPSHLSRTFRRETGMSVTRYRNRIRVGRALDRLERGERDLSGLAADLGFADHAHLTRTVREETGRTPTVLRRLLRP; from the coding sequence ATGCGCGAATCGACCACCGTGGCGGAGACGGACGATTTCGCCGTCCACGCGGTGCGTTGCACGGGGCACCGGCCCGGATGGTCGGAGCCCGAGCCCTTCACCGGGGATCAGATCGTCCTGGTGCGGGCGGGACGGTTCCGCATGCGGTCGCGTCACGGACGCGCTGTCATCGACCCCACCCTGGGCTACACCCAGATCGTGAATGAGGAGGGCCAGTTCGCGCATCCCGCAGGCGGCGACGTGTGCACGGCCATCACGCTCTCCCCCGGCCTGTGGCGCCGCCCGTCCGGGACGGTCAGGGTCAGCGCGCGCGCAGACGTGGCGCATCGCCTCCTCCTGCGTTCTGGTTCCGATGTCGCCTTCGAGACGGCGGAGCGGCTCATGGAGCTTCTCGCGCACCTCGCCGTGGACGAGCAGAGCGGGAAGCGACGCGCCCTGGTCGACGAAGCACGCGAGGCCATGGCGAGCGGCCATCGGGAGGCGTCCGGGCTCGTCTCGCTGGCGCGCCTCCTGGAGGTCTCCCCCTCCCACCTGAGCCGGACGTTCCGCCGCGAGACCGGCATGTCCGTCACCCGGTACCGGAACAGGATCCGGGTCGGGCGCGCCCTGGACCGCCTGGAGCGGGGCGAACGGGACCTGTCCGGGCTCGCCGCCGATCTCGGCTTCGCCGACCACGCGCATCTCACCCGGACGGTCAGGGAGGAGACCGGTCGCACGCCGACCGTCCTCCGCCGCCTCCTGCGGCCCTGA